In one Rhodococcus sp. B50 genomic region, the following are encoded:
- the pfkB gene encoding 1-phosphofructokinase: MIVTLTANPSLDRTVGLTGPLERGRVHRTERSTVDPGGKGINVARVLHAASTEVVAVLPANTGDPLLAALEDRGIAHRAVPTSGSTRNNITVAEPDGTTTKLNEPGTPCTGRTLGELHAALLECAQDAAWTVLSGSLPPGVPESWYADLVDALRSLGCRIAIDTSERPLLALAARFPAAAPDVIKPNSDELAQLTGADAHELESGAAAGDVGAVVDAGRVLVDRGVGAVLATLGSAGAVLVTEAGAWRATAADVTVRSTVGAGDSSLAGYLLAEQAGREPAECLRLAVAYGTAAVALPGTALPTPDSVDPTRVHVTDVHRRPRPLPSHS; the protein is encoded by the coding sequence ATGATCGTCACGCTCACGGCCAACCCCAGTCTCGACCGCACGGTCGGCCTGACGGGCCCACTCGAACGCGGAAGGGTGCATCGCACCGAGCGATCCACCGTCGACCCGGGTGGGAAGGGGATCAATGTCGCCCGCGTGCTGCACGCCGCATCGACCGAGGTGGTGGCCGTCCTTCCGGCCAACACCGGCGACCCACTGCTCGCCGCGCTCGAGGACCGGGGCATCGCGCATCGGGCCGTGCCCACCTCCGGGTCGACACGCAACAACATCACCGTCGCCGAACCCGACGGCACCACCACGAAACTCAACGAGCCCGGAACACCCTGTACCGGGCGCACGCTGGGCGAACTGCACGCCGCCCTGCTCGAGTGCGCGCAGGACGCCGCGTGGACCGTCCTGTCGGGCTCCCTCCCTCCCGGAGTGCCCGAATCCTGGTACGCCGATCTCGTGGATGCCCTGCGCAGCCTGGGGTGCCGCATCGCGATCGACACCTCCGAGCGGCCGCTGCTCGCCCTCGCCGCGCGTTTCCCCGCGGCCGCCCCGGACGTGATCAAGCCGAATTCCGACGAACTCGCCCAGCTCACCGGGGCGGACGCGCACGAACTCGAATCCGGCGCCGCCGCAGGCGATGTCGGTGCCGTGGTCGATGCAGGGCGGGTCCTGGTCGACCGTGGCGTCGGCGCGGTCCTCGCCACCCTCGGAAGCGCCGGCGCCGTTCTGGTCACCGAGGCGGGCGCCTGGCGCGCCACCGCGGCCGATGTCACGGTCCGCAGCACGGTCGGCGCGGGCGACTCGTCGCTCGCGGGATATCTGCTTGCCGAACAGGCCGGCCGCGAACCGGCCGAGTGCCTGCGACTCGCCGTCGCCTACGGGACCGCGGCCGTCGCACTTCCCGGAACCGCCCTTCCCACTCCCGATTCCGTCGACCCCACCCGAGTGCACGTCACCGACGTCCACCGCCGACCCCGACCGCTCCCCTCCCACTCCTAA